In the Mytilus trossulus isolate FHL-02 chromosome 1, PNRI_Mtr1.1.1.hap1, whole genome shotgun sequence genome, one interval contains:
- the LOC134686943 gene encoding leucine-rich repeat-containing protein 40-like, whose amino-acid sequence MAYICTPRNLSDARSLRRLIETEDPIYYGMKKLKIRGRDLNELPRSIFSILELEVLELSPEREACLDFKLPKLPPAIGKLINLKVLILDTNEMQTLATEVTLLVSLERLALSNNHLSSLPNGFKNLTNLKSLHLSNNEFEEFPLELCDLENLEFLDMCDNMLEELPHQISNMKNLHTLLLCFNRLRTLPDSICQMTELRCLWLGNNLLQSLPKNFGQLRNIDWDWRYISSLLEGNPLVRPPIEVCRLGMNAIDKYLNRDMGNLTTRSSASSGNSW is encoded by the coding sequence ATGGCTTATATTTGTACACCACGTAATCTCAGTGATGCAAGATCACTCAGAAGGCTTATAGAAACAGAGGATCCAATTTATTATGGaatgaaaaagttgaaaattagaGGAAGAGATCTAAACGAGTTGCCCAGATCTATATTCAGTATTTTGGAATTAGAAGTTTTGGAACTTAGTCCGGAGCGAGAGGCATGCCTTGATTTTAAACTTCCAAAACTTCCTCCGGCGATTGGAAAATTGATCAACTTGAAAGTGCTTATTCTTGATACCAATGAAATGCAAACATTGGCAACAGAAGTAACATTATTGGTTAGTTTGGAAAGACTTGCTCTGAGCAATAACCATTTGTCTAGCTTACCAAATGGATTTAAAAATCTAACAAATCTTAAAAGTCTACATTTGTCGAACAACGAATTTGAAGAATTTCCCCTCGAACTTTGTGATCTGGAAAATTTAGAATTTCTAGATATGTGTGACAATATGCTAGAAGAACTTCCTCATCAGATTTCTAACATGAAGAATCTTCATACATTGCTTCTGTGCTTTAACCGCTTACGAACACTTCCCGACAGTATCTGTCAAATGACCGAGTTACGATGTTTGTGGCTTGGGAACAATTTGTTACAATCTCTGCCTAAGAACTTTGGTCAGCTGAGAAATATTGACTGGGACTGGAGATATATTTCCTCGTTACTGGAAGGTAATCCACTTGTTCGTCCACCAATAGAGGTGTGTCGTCTTGGAATGAATGCAATTGACAAATATCTGAATCGGGACATGGGAAATCTAACGACGCGCAGTAGTGCTTCGTCTGGTAATAG